In Microbacterium sp. SLBN-146, one genomic interval encodes:
- a CDS encoding DUF177 domain-containing protein: MREVEIEIDAPEQWGEGLVSVAQGTPIVIDARIESVHEGMLVSADVDSTYEGVCGRCLIDIAAPVEVEFQELFAYPGGETSDFEVQDDHVDLETLVRDAIVLSLPFQPVCQPDCPGLDPATGERIADEGGTEQHEPVDSRWAALQDYTTDPDAGATRVGAENTEES; encoded by the coding sequence ATGCGAGAGGTCGAGATCGAGATCGATGCGCCCGAGCAATGGGGGGAAGGGCTCGTGTCGGTCGCGCAGGGCACTCCGATCGTGATCGACGCGCGGATCGAGTCGGTTCACGAGGGGATGTTGGTCTCGGCAGACGTCGATTCGACGTACGAAGGAGTCTGCGGGCGATGCCTCATCGATATCGCCGCGCCCGTCGAAGTCGAGTTCCAGGAGCTTTTCGCGTATCCTGGGGGGGAAACATCTGACTTCGAGGTTCAAGACGACCACGTGGATCTTGAAACTCTGGTCAGGGATGCGATCGTCCTGTCGCTTCCGTTTCAGCCGGTCTGTCAGCCGGATTGCCCCGGCCTTGACCCGGCTACGGGCGAGCGGATCGCTGACGAGGGCGGCACAGAACAGCATGAGCCCGTCGATTCGCGGTGGGCTGCGCTTCAGGACTACACCACAGACCCCGATGCCGGCGCCACGCGCGTGGGCGCCGAGAACACAGAAGAGAGTTAG
- the rpmF gene encoding 50S ribosomal protein L32 yields the protein MAGNPPKRKVSRSNTRSRRAQWKAEAPTLVKTIENGKVVYSRPHQAKVVTDSQGTELFLEYKGRKVADV from the coding sequence ATGGCAGGTAACCCCCCGAAGCGGAAGGTCTCCCGCTCCAACACTCGTTCGCGTCGCGCGCAGTGGAAGGCCGAGGCCCCCACGCTTGTCAAGACCATCGAGAACGGCAAGGTCGTCTACAGCCGTCCTCACCAGGCCAAGGTCGTCACCGACTCGCAGGGCACTGAGCTGTTCCTCGAGTACAAGGGCCGCAAGGTCGCCGACGTCTGA
- the rnc gene encoding ribonuclease III: MTDVTTGQTRLTDKLGVVIDPELLSLALTHRSWAYEHGQVPHNERLEFLGDSVLGQAVTVRLFTRHPELEEGALAKRRAAVVSTVALAAVARRIGLGEFIKLGRGEELTGGRDKDSILADTTEALIGATYLSAGPDAATALVVRLIDPLLDDPERFGAATDPKTALQELAARTGQQPPTYEVTSTGPDHDRRFTAVARVGTTTQQGVGTSKKHAEMAAALLLWHELSGRA, encoded by the coding sequence GTGACTGACGTCACGACGGGACAGACCCGCCTCACCGACAAGCTCGGGGTCGTCATCGACCCCGAGCTTCTGTCGCTCGCCCTGACTCACCGGTCCTGGGCGTATGAGCACGGCCAGGTCCCGCACAATGAGCGCCTCGAGTTCCTCGGCGACTCGGTACTCGGACAGGCCGTCACGGTGAGGTTGTTCACGCGGCATCCCGAGCTCGAGGAAGGCGCGCTCGCGAAGCGCCGCGCCGCCGTCGTCTCGACCGTCGCGCTTGCTGCCGTCGCTCGGCGGATCGGCTTGGGCGAGTTCATCAAGCTCGGTCGTGGCGAAGAGCTGACCGGCGGTCGCGATAAGGACTCGATCCTCGCCGACACGACGGAGGCCTTGATCGGCGCGACGTACCTCTCGGCCGGACCTGATGCGGCAACGGCCCTCGTCGTGCGTCTCATCGACCCTCTGCTCGACGATCCAGAGAGGTTCGGCGCGGCCACCGACCCGAAGACCGCGCTGCAGGAACTCGCGGCGCGCACGGGGCAGCAGCCGCCGACGTACGAGGTCACCTCGACAGGACCTGATCACGATCGGCGCTTCACTGCTGTCGCGCGCGTCGGAACCACCACGCAGCAGGGCGTCGGGACGAGCAAGAAGCACGCCGAAATGGCTGCGGCGCTCCTGCTCTGGCATGAGCTGAGCGGGCGTGCCTGA
- the mutM gene encoding bifunctional DNA-formamidopyrimidine glycosylase/DNA-(apurinic or apyrimidinic site) lyase has protein sequence MPELPEVEVVRAGLEPAVAGAEITAVTVWDERALTRHVGGAAHFEAELTGRTFRAVARRGKFLWMPMDAIGASSQPDGALVGHLGMSGQMLLRPSGAPAERHERVRIDLQHPRHGEVAVVFADQRTFGSLAIDALVPTPDGAPGGRGTDEAAVPTQVAHIARDALDPAFDAAAFRRALARKASAIKRVLLDQTVVSGIGNIYADEALWATRLHPETPASMLSTRTVNRLLAEVRAVLEKALAEGGTSFDAQYVNVNGQAGYFAHSLHAYGRTGEPCDRCGRPIVRVSFMNRSSHYCPHCQRLAG, from the coding sequence GTGCCTGAACTTCCCGAGGTCGAGGTCGTCCGTGCCGGCCTCGAGCCCGCTGTCGCGGGCGCCGAGATCACGGCTGTCACGGTGTGGGACGAGCGGGCGCTCACACGGCACGTCGGCGGAGCGGCGCACTTCGAAGCCGAACTGACGGGTCGGACGTTTCGTGCCGTCGCGCGTCGCGGGAAGTTCCTGTGGATGCCGATGGACGCGATCGGCGCGTCATCGCAGCCGGACGGCGCGCTCGTGGGCCATCTGGGGATGAGCGGTCAGATGCTGCTCCGCCCGTCAGGTGCTCCGGCGGAACGCCATGAGAGAGTGCGAATCGACCTGCAGCATCCCCGTCACGGCGAAGTCGCGGTCGTCTTCGCAGACCAGCGCACGTTCGGTTCCCTCGCCATCGATGCACTGGTGCCGACGCCCGACGGTGCTCCCGGCGGACGCGGCACCGACGAAGCGGCGGTGCCGACGCAGGTGGCGCACATCGCGCGTGATGCTTTGGACCCCGCTTTCGACGCGGCGGCGTTTCGACGCGCGCTCGCGCGGAAAGCCTCAGCGATCAAGCGGGTATTGCTCGACCAGACCGTCGTGAGCGGAATCGGCAACATCTACGCCGACGAAGCGCTCTGGGCGACTCGCCTGCATCCCGAGACCCCCGCGTCGATGCTCTCGACGCGCACGGTGAATCGTCTGCTCGCGGAAGTGCGCGCTGTCTTGGAGAAGGCCCTCGCGGAGGGCGGCACGAGCTTCGACGCGCAGTATGTCAACGTCAACGGCCAAGCCGGCTACTTCGCGCACTCGCTTCACGCCTACGGACGGACGGGTGAACCCTGCGACCGTTGCGGTCGTCCGATCGTGCGGGTGTCGTTCATGAATCGGTCGAGCCACTACTGCCCTCATTGCCAGCGGCTCGCCGGGTGA
- a CDS encoding GNAT family N-acetyltransferase — MNTTLPAALEIRPLAIPATIDDPTATDFVAMVDVRNRIYEEISGHTDESITAAELLPHYQPDPHELRFMWVILLNDEMVGRAGIDLPLEKGSRTAFWEVELLRKTWGQGIGTAAYKLVERTAREHGRVVLQSWATHPAADGDRLTPPTGFGSIPDDHAARFYRRHGYTLEQVERNSAFDLKGSFARLEELLADATAAASGYRVVQWSPPTPAEFVEGYAWMKSRMSTDAPAADMEFDEETWDAARVARHDALYTDPGRLLLVTAAQHIETGELCAFNELAVGKDRTEATSQEDTLVLKEHRGHRLGTLVKCAALLSWRELAPDSPRVLTYNAEENRPMLDINEAIGFAPIAYAGAWKKVLAD, encoded by the coding sequence ATGAACACCACACTTCCGGCCGCACTCGAAATCCGCCCCCTCGCAATTCCCGCTACGATCGACGATCCGACGGCGACGGACTTCGTCGCGATGGTCGATGTCCGCAACCGGATCTACGAGGAGATCTCCGGCCACACCGACGAGTCGATCACGGCAGCCGAACTCCTCCCGCACTACCAGCCCGACCCCCACGAACTGCGGTTCATGTGGGTGATCCTCCTGAACGACGAGATGGTCGGTCGTGCGGGCATCGATCTTCCCCTCGAGAAGGGTTCTCGAACGGCCTTCTGGGAGGTCGAACTGCTCCGCAAGACGTGGGGGCAGGGCATCGGCACAGCGGCTTACAAGCTGGTCGAGCGCACGGCGCGGGAGCACGGCCGAGTCGTCCTGCAGTCGTGGGCGACGCACCCGGCCGCCGACGGCGACCGTCTCACGCCGCCCACCGGCTTCGGCTCGATCCCCGACGACCATGCCGCTCGGTTCTACCGCCGTCACGGCTACACACTGGAGCAAGTCGAGCGCAACAGCGCCTTCGATCTGAAGGGCTCGTTCGCGCGTCTCGAAGAACTGCTCGCCGATGCGACGGCGGCGGCGAGCGGATATCGGGTCGTCCAGTGGTCGCCGCCGACGCCGGCCGAGTTCGTCGAAGGCTACGCCTGGATGAAGTCGCGGATGTCCACGGATGCTCCCGCCGCCGACATGGAGTTCGACGAAGAGACGTGGGATGCCGCACGCGTCGCGCGACACGACGCCCTGTACACGGATCCCGGTCGGCTCCTCCTCGTCACGGCGGCACAGCACATCGAAACGGGCGAACTCTGCGCCTTCAACGAGCTCGCCGTCGGCAAGGATCGGACGGAGGCGACGAGCCAAGAGGACACCCTCGTGCTGAAGGAGCACCGCGGCCACCGCCTCGGGACGCTCGTGAAGTGCGCGGCGCTCCTCTCCTGGAGGGAGCTCGCTCCCGACTCTCCGCGCGTCCTCACGTACAACGCCGAGGAGAACCGGCCGATGCTCGATATCAACGAAGCGATCGGGTTCGCACCCATCGCCTATGCCGGTGCCTGGAAGAAGGTGCTCGCCGACTGA
- the smc gene encoding chromosome segregation protein SMC, with protein sequence MHLKSVTLKGFKSFAHPTTFAFETGVTCIVGPNGSGKSNVVDALAWVMGEQGAKTLRGGKMEDVIFAGTSTRGPLGRAEVQLTIDNADGALPIEYAEVSISRTLFRNGASEYAINGETCRLLDVQELLSDSGLGREMHVIVGQGRLDSVLQATPEDRRGFIEEAAGILKHRRRKEKTLRKLDAMEANLTRLSDLAGELRRQLKPLGRQAEIAREAATIAAVVRDAKARIFADDLATLRAQLADHARNEQERHSERMVLQDRLDNVKARIEALEADQRSEAVDEARRVAHGLERVQERLRSLYTLAGQRLALLGDAEDDARQDLTTVSQGMIDDARAEIDEIGSGLGDAQDAAADANRAVIRARAELDALDVDIAAQSALVSEHDMRLAALRAAADAAASTLTAVQAAVERQERALDAALARRAEAEELLEGVRPELAPEGSSAEYAAAYERAQREATDAETHVGELRERLHAAERELEALNAQTTALSRALDVKSAASDVLLRGGDGVRGLVGDAIQVESGYEAAIAAVLGSVAEGVLVDGPSEAFRLAEDLRTADLGVVDIVIANAAHRAADAPATGAVPAVDVVTAPDGVLSLLSDVLIVDDLASARSVGEALADDSGAHRIIVTRAGEVYSVHALRAGAGASRSRLELMAERDAAAERRDELIVVTDSLREALADASRELDAARHRTKAALSTLRDHDAALAAHTEQVNRAAVRHEAAVAECERLEAGVAQAQAAVAEAADSARVADAQLTAALEAPRPILDASARDGMLAELESARDGEMRARLDVETLRERIRAGEARVVQLERQREREREAAAEAARRAVVRRAQRDIAADVAERLPAVLDSVDRSVSQARVELAAAESARTALTAELAELRGQESTARERLAGLTESVHTLELQIHEKRLHVTGLVDRVASELGLDEDILLREYGPDQLIAGEDDEEGIPYDRAQQRRRLQDAERKLGQLGRVNPLALEEFAALEQRHKFLTEQLADLAQTRKDLVTIIEELDERMQTIFLAAFEDTRVAFGEVFPILFPGGTGSISLTNPDDPLTTGIEVSVRPVGKKIERLSLLSGGERSLAAVALLTAIFKARPSPFYILDEVEAALDDANLGRLLGVFEQLRTSSQLIVITHQKRTMEIADALYGVSMRQDGVSAVVGQRISERASA encoded by the coding sequence ATGCACCTGAAGAGCGTGACGCTCAAGGGCTTCAAGTCCTTCGCGCATCCGACCACATTCGCGTTCGAGACCGGCGTGACGTGCATCGTCGGACCCAACGGCTCAGGCAAGTCGAACGTCGTCGACGCCCTCGCGTGGGTCATGGGGGAGCAGGGCGCGAAGACGCTTCGCGGCGGCAAGATGGAAGACGTCATCTTCGCGGGAACTTCGACTCGTGGTCCCCTCGGGCGCGCCGAGGTGCAACTCACGATCGACAACGCCGATGGCGCCTTGCCGATCGAGTACGCCGAAGTGAGCATCAGTCGAACGCTGTTCCGCAACGGTGCGAGCGAGTACGCGATCAACGGCGAGACGTGCCGTCTGCTGGATGTCCAGGAGCTCTTGAGTGATTCGGGTCTCGGGCGCGAGATGCACGTGATCGTCGGGCAGGGACGCCTCGACAGCGTGCTTCAGGCGACGCCGGAGGACCGACGCGGGTTCATCGAAGAGGCTGCGGGAATCCTCAAGCACCGACGCCGCAAGGAGAAGACCCTTCGCAAGCTCGATGCGATGGAGGCCAATCTCACGCGCCTGAGCGACCTCGCGGGAGAACTCCGCCGCCAGCTCAAGCCGCTCGGTCGGCAAGCCGAGATCGCGCGTGAAGCCGCGACGATCGCCGCTGTCGTCCGAGACGCGAAGGCGCGGATCTTCGCAGACGACCTGGCGACGCTGCGCGCACAGCTCGCCGACCATGCGCGGAACGAGCAGGAACGCCACTCGGAACGCATGGTGCTGCAGGACAGGCTCGACAACGTCAAGGCGCGAATCGAAGCCCTCGAAGCTGATCAGCGATCGGAGGCCGTCGATGAAGCGCGTCGGGTCGCGCACGGCCTCGAACGCGTCCAGGAGCGCCTGCGTTCGCTCTACACGTTGGCGGGGCAGCGGCTCGCGCTCTTGGGCGATGCCGAGGACGATGCTCGACAGGACCTGACCACTGTGTCGCAGGGAATGATCGATGACGCCCGCGCCGAGATCGACGAGATCGGCTCGGGCCTCGGTGACGCGCAGGATGCCGCGGCCGACGCCAATCGCGCCGTGATCAGAGCGCGCGCCGAGCTCGACGCCCTCGACGTGGACATCGCCGCGCAGAGCGCCCTCGTTTCGGAGCACGACATGCGGCTGGCGGCGTTGCGCGCCGCGGCTGATGCCGCCGCGTCGACCCTCACGGCGGTGCAAGCGGCCGTCGAGCGGCAGGAGCGCGCCCTCGATGCGGCGCTCGCACGTCGCGCGGAAGCCGAAGAACTGCTCGAGGGTGTGCGACCCGAACTCGCCCCCGAGGGATCGTCCGCCGAGTACGCGGCGGCCTACGAGCGCGCGCAGCGCGAGGCGACCGACGCTGAGACCCATGTGGGAGAACTCCGCGAGCGGCTCCACGCGGCTGAGCGCGAGCTCGAAGCGTTGAACGCCCAGACGACGGCTCTCAGCCGCGCGCTCGACGTCAAGAGCGCGGCATCCGATGTCCTTCTCCGCGGGGGAGACGGCGTACGCGGCCTCGTCGGCGACGCGATTCAGGTGGAGTCGGGCTACGAAGCGGCGATCGCCGCCGTCCTCGGGTCCGTCGCGGAAGGAGTTTTGGTCGACGGGCCTTCCGAGGCCTTCCGCCTTGCGGAGGACCTGCGCACGGCCGACCTCGGCGTCGTCGACATCGTCATCGCCAACGCGGCGCATCGTGCCGCCGACGCGCCCGCCACCGGCGCGGTTCCCGCCGTCGACGTCGTGACCGCACCGGACGGAGTTCTCTCGCTGCTCTCGGACGTCCTCATCGTCGACGACCTCGCGTCCGCGCGATCCGTCGGCGAGGCGCTGGCCGATGACTCGGGCGCCCATCGGATCATCGTGACGAGAGCCGGCGAGGTCTACTCCGTGCACGCGCTGCGCGCCGGCGCGGGTGCGTCGCGTTCGCGCCTGGAACTCATGGCAGAGCGGGATGCCGCCGCGGAGCGGCGCGATGAGCTGATCGTCGTCACCGATTCGCTGCGCGAGGCACTCGCCGACGCGTCGCGAGAGCTCGACGCCGCACGCCACCGCACCAAGGCGGCGCTCTCGACATTGCGGGACCACGATGCCGCGTTGGCGGCCCACACCGAACAGGTCAATCGTGCCGCCGTCCGGCACGAAGCCGCCGTCGCCGAGTGCGAGCGACTCGAGGCGGGTGTCGCGCAGGCGCAGGCTGCTGTTGCCGAGGCCGCGGACTCGGCGCGCGTCGCGGATGCGCAGCTGACCGCCGCCCTCGAGGCTCCGCGGCCGATCCTCGACGCATCGGCGCGGGACGGAATGCTCGCGGAACTCGAGAGCGCGCGCGACGGCGAGATGCGCGCACGACTCGATGTGGAAACGCTCCGCGAACGGATCCGTGCGGGAGAAGCACGGGTCGTGCAGCTCGAGCGCCAGCGCGAGCGGGAGCGCGAAGCGGCGGCCGAGGCGGCCCGGCGGGCTGTCGTACGGCGTGCGCAGCGCGACATCGCCGCCGACGTCGCCGAACGTCTTCCGGCCGTGCTCGACTCCGTCGACCGCTCCGTCTCGCAGGCACGCGTCGAGCTCGCGGCCGCAGAGTCGGCGCGCACCGCGCTGACGGCCGAACTCGCGGAGCTACGGGGGCAGGAGTCCACGGCGCGCGAGCGACTCGCGGGCCTCACCGAGAGCGTCCACACGTTGGAACTGCAGATCCACGAGAAGCGCCTGCATGTGACGGGACTCGTCGATCGCGTGGCGTCGGAACTCGGGTTGGACGAAGATATTCTGCTCAGAGAATATGGGCCGGACCAGTTGATCGCGGGGGAGGACGACGAAGAGGGCATCCCCTACGACCGTGCGCAGCAGCGCCGTCGGCTCCAGGATGCCGAGCGCAAGCTCGGGCAGCTGGGGAGGGTCAACCCGCTCGCGCTCGAGGAGTTCGCCGCGCTCGAGCAGCGCCACAAGTTCCTCACGGAACAACTCGCCGACCTCGCTCAGACGCGCAAGGACCTCGTCACGATCATCGAAGAGCTCGACGAGCGGATGCAGACGATCTTCCTCGCGGCCTTCGAGGACACGCGCGTCGCCTTCGGAGAAGTGTTCCCGATCCTCTTCCCCGGAGGGACGGGCAGCATCTCGCTGACCAACCCCGACGATCCCCTCACGACGGGGATCGAAGTGTCGGTGCGCCCGGTCGGCAAGAAGATCGAGCGACTCTCGCTCCTCTCCGGTGGCGAACGCTCACTCGCCGCCGTGGCACTCCTGACCGCGATCTTCAAGGCGCGGCCCAGCCCGTTCTACATCCTCGACGAGGTCGAAGCCGCTCTCGACGATGCGAACCTCGGTCGGCTTCTGGGCGTCTTCGAGCAGCTCCGCACGTCGAGCCAGCTCATCGTGATCACGCATCAGAAGCGCACGATGGAGATCGCCGACGCTCTGTACGGTGTTTCGATGCGGCAGGACGGCGTCTCGGCGGTCGTCGGGCAGCGGATCAGCGAGCGCGCCTCGGCATAG
- the ftsY gene encoding signal recognition particle-docking protein FtsY: MAESSWSLGRALRGMFVKPTIDENTWDDLETALITADFGPDITERIVDELRDKVERYRTTDPRDLQRMLKETLEEHFAKFDTTLKLTERPAVVLVVGVNGVGKTTTIGKFAKFLQRYERSVVVGAADTFRAAAVDQLATWAERGGAAIVRPQQEGQDPASVAFQTIDYAKRTGTEIVLVDTAGRLHTKGGLMDELTKIRRVIEKQAPISEVLLVLDATTGQNGVMQAQAFLEHAGVTGLVLTKLDGSAKGGFVLAVQEKTGIPVKLLGQGEGIGDLTGFTPHVFAAALVD; encoded by the coding sequence ATGGCTGAGAGCTCATGGTCACTCGGGCGCGCACTGCGCGGCATGTTCGTCAAGCCCACGATCGACGAGAACACGTGGGACGACCTCGAGACGGCGCTGATCACGGCCGACTTCGGTCCCGACATCACGGAGCGCATCGTCGACGAGCTGCGCGACAAGGTGGAGCGCTACCGCACGACGGATCCTCGTGATCTCCAGCGGATGCTGAAGGAGACGCTCGAAGAGCACTTCGCGAAGTTCGACACGACGCTCAAGCTCACCGAGCGCCCCGCCGTCGTCCTCGTCGTCGGCGTCAACGGTGTCGGCAAGACCACGACGATCGGCAAGTTCGCGAAGTTCCTCCAGCGCTACGAACGCTCCGTCGTCGTGGGTGCCGCCGACACCTTCCGCGCAGCCGCCGTCGATCAGCTCGCAACGTGGGCCGAGCGTGGGGGAGCGGCGATCGTCCGCCCCCAGCAGGAGGGGCAGGATCCGGCATCCGTCGCCTTCCAGACCATCGACTACGCCAAGCGGACGGGAACGGAGATCGTCCTCGTCGATACAGCGGGGCGCCTGCATACGAAGGGCGGCCTGATGGACGAACTCACGAAGATCCGTCGCGTCATCGAGAAGCAGGCGCCGATCAGTGAAGTCCTCCTCGTGCTGGATGCCACGACGGGACAGAACGGCGTCATGCAGGCCCAGGCCTTCCTCGAGCACGCGGGTGTCACGGGGCTCGTGCTGACGAAGCTCGACGGCTCCGCCAAGGGCGGCTTCGTTCTGGCGGTGCAGGAGAAGACCGGCATCCCGGTCAAGCTCCTCGGTCAGGGTGAGGGCATCGGCGATTTGACCGGCTTCACGCCGCACGTCTTCGCTGCCGCGCTCGTCGACTGA
- a CDS encoding DUF2004 domain-containing protein: MAIEHDYFGLLESGPDGSIFWSENVELGDQSVTIDLTAPDQDDVSEAALDMAAGLISALETIDLSARNAMVNELTDRTSEVTEYVLQQQEELGEELEDLLVDISGDVAIDIIRSLQFMSMTILADEHGGADPFAVLEYALDPDSADEVLLVNLDSDGDVLSVTSAD; this comes from the coding sequence ATGGCGATCGAGCACGACTACTTCGGACTCCTCGAGTCCGGCCCCGACGGGTCCATCTTCTGGTCCGAGAACGTCGAACTCGGTGATCAGAGCGTGACGATCGACCTCACGGCCCCCGATCAGGACGACGTCTCCGAGGCTGCGCTCGACATGGCGGCCGGGCTCATCAGCGCGCTCGAGACGATCGATCTTTCCGCGCGGAACGCGATGGTGAACGAACTCACCGATCGCACGAGCGAAGTGACGGAGTACGTCCTGCAGCAGCAGGAGGAGCTCGGCGAGGAGCTCGAGGATCTGCTCGTGGATATCTCTGGCGACGTCGCGATCGACATCATCCGCTCGCTCCAGTTCATGAGCATGACGATTCTCGCCGACGAGCACGGCGGCGCCGACCCGTTCGCGGTCTTGGAGTACGCGCTGGATCCCGATTCTGCCGACGAGGTCCTGCTCGTCAACCTCGACTCCGACGGGGATGTCCTGTCGGTGACGAGCGCGGACTGA
- the lipA gene encoding lipoyl synthase yields the protein MSACGTPGSAPSTAPGGRKLLRLEVRNAQTPIERKPEWIKTRAKMGPEYTALHSLVKDEGLHTVCQEAGCPNIYECWEDREATFLIGGSQCTRRCDFCQIDTGKPADYDTDEPRRVAESVQRMQLRYATVTGVARDDLADGGAWLHAETVRRIHADNPGTGVEILATDFNGDPALLGEVFDSRPEVFAHNVETVPRIFKRIRPAFRYDRSLGVLTHARNAGLITKSNLILGMGEEPEEVVAALHDLHDAGTDIITITQYLRPSPRHLPVARWVKPAEFVEFKQEAERIGFLGVLAGPLVRSSYRAGRLWAQSMLAKGRDIPEELSHLAADIAQEGLAFAQAV from the coding sequence ATGAGCGCCTGTGGCACGCCCGGATCCGCCCCATCGACGGCTCCGGGAGGACGCAAGCTCCTCCGACTGGAGGTGCGCAACGCCCAGACGCCTATCGAGCGGAAGCCCGAGTGGATCAAGACGCGCGCCAAGATGGGGCCCGAGTACACGGCCCTCCACTCCCTCGTGAAGGACGAAGGTCTCCACACCGTCTGCCAGGAGGCCGGCTGCCCCAACATCTACGAGTGCTGGGAGGACCGCGAAGCCACCTTCCTCATCGGAGGGAGCCAGTGCACCCGGCGCTGCGACTTCTGCCAGATCGACACGGGGAAGCCTGCCGACTATGACACCGACGAACCGCGGCGGGTCGCGGAGAGCGTGCAGCGGATGCAGCTCCGCTACGCGACCGTCACGGGCGTCGCGCGCGACGATCTCGCCGACGGCGGCGCGTGGCTCCACGCAGAGACGGTGCGCCGCATCCACGCCGACAATCCGGGCACGGGAGTCGAGATCCTCGCGACCGACTTCAACGGCGACCCCGCGCTCCTCGGCGAAGTCTTCGACAGCCGACCCGAGGTCTTCGCCCATAACGTCGAAACGGTGCCCCGGATCTTCAAACGCATACGTCCGGCGTTCCGCTACGACCGGTCGCTCGGAGTGCTGACGCACGCGCGGAACGCGGGCCTCATCACGAAGTCCAACCTGATTCTCGGGATGGGTGAGGAGCCCGAGGAAGTCGTCGCCGCCCTGCACGACCTGCATGACGCGGGAACCGACATCATCACGATCACGCAGTACCTTCGGCCCTCACCGCGTCACCTGCCGGTCGCGCGGTGGGTCAAGCCCGCCGAGTTCGTCGAGTTCAAGCAGGAGGCGGAGCGGATCGGGTTCCTGGGCGTGCTTGCGGGGCCTCTTGTCCGGTCGTCCTACCGGGCGGGGCGGCTGTGGGCGCAATCGATGCTCGCGAAGGGTCGCGACATCCCCGAAGAGCTGTCCCATCTGGCGGCGGACATCGCGCAGGAAGGGTTGGCTTTCGCGCAGGCCGTGTGA
- the lipB gene encoding lipoyl(octanoyl) transferase LipB: MLDIRVEGLNPDFVPYRDGWELQRRIHADVVSGIRDDTLLLLEHEAVYTAGKRTEPHERPMDGTPVIDVDRGGKITWHGPGQLVGYPIVRLREPVDVVAHVRRIEQLLIDALRAHGVDGYQVAGRSGVWVRRPLTEDKVAAIGVRVEKGVTMHGFAVNCDNTLAGFRDIVPCGITDAGVTTVSEVVGEVVTPRDVLDTIARVFEAEYSAVPA, from the coding sequence ATGCTGGACATCCGCGTCGAGGGTCTGAACCCCGACTTCGTGCCGTATCGAGACGGCTGGGAGTTGCAGCGCCGCATCCACGCCGATGTCGTGTCGGGAATCCGCGATGACACTCTCCTGCTCCTCGAGCACGAGGCCGTCTACACAGCGGGGAAGCGCACCGAGCCGCATGAGCGCCCGATGGACGGGACTCCCGTCATCGATGTGGATCGAGGCGGGAAGATCACGTGGCACGGGCCCGGACAGCTCGTCGGCTATCCCATCGTCCGACTTCGAGAACCGGTCGACGTCGTCGCCCATGTGCGGCGCATCGAACAGCTCCTCATCGATGCCCTCCGCGCACACGGCGTCGACGGCTATCAGGTGGCCGGACGCAGCGGCGTGTGGGTGCGACGTCCACTCACCGAGGACAAGGTCGCCGCGATCGGCGTGCGTGTGGAGAAGGGCGTCACTATGCACGGGTTCGCTGTGAACTGCGACAACACACTCGCGGGATTCCGCGACATCGTCCCGTGCGGGATCACCGACGCGGGAGTCACGACGGTGAGCGAAGTGGTGGGCGAGGTCGTGACGCCGCGGGACGTCCTGGACACGATCGCGCGTGTTTTCGAAGCCGAGTACTCGGCGGTCCCCGCATGA